From a single Candidatus Zixiibacteriota bacterium genomic region:
- the rpmA gene encoding 50S ribosomal protein L27, translating into MAHKKGVGSSRNGRDSQGQRLGVKAYGGEAVPAGTIIIRQRGTKILPGANVGIGKDDTLFAKITGVIKFERKGRDKKIVSVLE; encoded by the coding sequence ATGGCTCACAAAAAAGGTGTCGGTTCCTCGCGCAATGGCCGCGACAGTCAGGGCCAGCGTCTGGGCGTAAAAGCCTACGGCGGCGAGGCGGTACCGGCCGGAACAATCATCATCCGCCAGCGCGGGACCAAAATCCTCCCGGGCGCCAATGTCGGTATCGGCAAAGATGATACCCTGTTCGCGAAAATCACCGGCGTGATTAAATTCGAGCGCAAAGGGCGCGATAAGAAAATCGTCTCGGTTCTCGAATAG